DNA sequence from the Lysinibacillus sp. OF-1 genome:
AGACACCGTTTTCAGTCGGGGAAATCATTATGATCTTCAACGTCATTATTTTTGCAGTGGCAGGTTTTGTTTTTAATTGGGAGCAGGCCATGTACTCCATCATTGCATACTATATTGCCTATAAAATGATTGATATTGTTATTCAAGGATTAGAAGAATCAAAATCGGTTTATATCATAAGTGATGAAATTGATGAAATTGGACAAACGATTATGGATCGACTTGGTCGTGGTGTTACCTTCCTTCATGGGGAGGGGGCTTATACGGGGAACGATAAGAAAGTTATCTTTACCGTTATTACTCGTTTAGAAGAAGCGAAGTTAAAATCAATTGTTGCAGAAATTGATGACAATGCATTTTTAGCCATCGGTAATATCGCCGAGGTAAAAGGCGGTCGCTTTAAGAAAAGGGATATTCACTAAAAATAGGCGTACCTCATATGGCACGCCCATTTCAATTTATTTTACTTTATTAGGCTTCCCAAACATCCACTAAAACATTTGTTTGCTCACGAGCAGGTCCCACTGAGAAAGTAGCAATTTGAATGCCAGTTAACTCACTGATGCGCTCTACATAGCGTCGTGCGTTTTCAGGTAGCTCTTCTAAAGTGCGGCAGCTCGTTACATCCTCTGACCAGCCTGGAAGCTCTTCATAGATCGGCTCACATTGTTCAATAATATGAAGATTTGCTGGATACTCCGTAATTGTTTCACCTTTATAGTTATATGCTGTACAGATTTTTACTGTTTCTAAACCAGATAAAACGTCAATAGAGTTAAGTGCAAGATGTGTAATTCCACTTACACGACGTGAATGACGAACAACGACTGTATCGAACCAACCTACACGACGTGGACGACCTGTTGTTGTACCGTATTCGCGACCAACCTCACGAATTTGTTGACCCACTTCATCAAATAATTCTGTTGGGAAAGGACCATCTCCTACACGAGATGTATAGGCCTTCGATACGCCAATAACACTTGTCACACGTGATGGACCAACACCTGCTCCAATCGCTACACCACCTGCAACTGGATTTGAAGATGTTACATATGGATACGTACCTTGATCGACATCAAGTAAAATTCCTTGTGCACCTTCAAACAACACTTTGCCGCCTTCATCAAGGACATCATTTAAGATTTTAGATGTATCTGCTACATATTTTGCGATTTCTTGTCCATAGCCATAGTATTCCTCGAAAATTTCTTCGAATGTTACGCCTTCAACTTCATAGAATTTCTCAAATAATTTATTTTTAATGGCTAAATTATGACGTAGTTTTTCTTCAAAGATTTCCTTATCAAGTAAATCAGCCATACGGATTCCAATACGCGCTACTTTATCTTGATAGCAAGGTCCAATCCCTTTACAAGTTGTGCCGATTTTATTATCGCCACGACTTTCTTCATCTGCAATATCTTGCTTAATATGATAAGGCAAAATAACATGTGCACGATTAGAAATACGTAGATTATCTGTATTAATGCCGCGCTCCTGTAAACCTTTAAGCTCTGTTACTAATGACTTTGGATTGACAACTAATCCATTACCAATTACTGAAGTTTTTTCTTTATAGAAGATCCCTGATGGAATTAAATGTAGTTTGTATGTTTCACCATCAATTTTAATGGTATGTCCTGCATTATCTCCACCTGCAAAGCGAGCGATTGCATCGGCTTTTTGCGAAAGGAAATCTGTAATTTTACCTTTCCCTTCGTCTCCCCACTGTGTTCCTACAACTACTACTGATGTCATAATCAGCACCTCCGTTAGATACCTTTGTATCTCAATTTTCAAGCCTCAATCATTGTAACAATGATAGAAACGCCCCGTCAATAAAAAACAGTGAAAAAACACGAACATAAAATCAAAAAATCTGATTCAACGTTCGTGTTTAATAACAGAATGATATGAATATTATCGAACATTCAGATTAATTTAATCTATGGGTAATATTGCATTACTTAAGAGGCAACTTATCTGAATAACGACTAATCACGTGGCGGTGGTGGTGGCATTTGAGACCAATCCACATTAATGAACTTATTGAATTCCTTTTTAAAGGCCAGTGTAACGGTTCCTGTTGGACCATTACGCTGTTTTGCAATAATAATTTCGATCATATTTTTACTCTCAGATTCTTTATCGTAATAGTCATCACG
Encoded proteins:
- a CDS encoding YitT family protein translates to MRKIFLRIIMVPLGAIIMALGLELFLVPNHIMDGGIVGVSIITSHLLNLPLGIFIFILNLPFIFLGYKQIGKTFAISTGLGITVLSLATLALHNIHPFTEDTLLATVFGGMILGVGVGIVIRYGGSLDGTEILAILFNSKTPFSVGEIIMIFNVIIFAVAGFVFNWEQAMYSIIAYYIAYKMIDIVIQGLEESKSVYIISDEIDEIGQTIMDRLGRGVTFLHGEGAYTGNDKKVIFTVITRLEEAKLKSIVAEIDDNAFLAIGNIAEVKGGRFKKRDIH
- a CDS encoding adenylosuccinate synthase, producing the protein MTSVVVVGTQWGDEGKGKITDFLSQKADAIARFAGGDNAGHTIKIDGETYKLHLIPSGIFYKEKTSVIGNGLVVNPKSLVTELKGLQERGINTDNLRISNRAHVILPYHIKQDIADEESRGDNKIGTTCKGIGPCYQDKVARIGIRMADLLDKEIFEEKLRHNLAIKNKLFEKFYEVEGVTFEEIFEEYYGYGQEIAKYVADTSKILNDVLDEGGKVLFEGAQGILLDVDQGTYPYVTSSNPVAGGVAIGAGVGPSRVTSVIGVSKAYTSRVGDGPFPTELFDEVGQQIREVGREYGTTTGRPRRVGWFDTVVVRHSRRVSGITHLALNSIDVLSGLETVKICTAYNYKGETITEYPANLHIIEQCEPIYEELPGWSEDVTSCRTLEELPENARRYVERISELTGIQIATFSVGPAREQTNVLVDVWEA